TAATGTTTTTTTCCTAAATAAGCTTCTTGGATTCTCTCATCTTTTAGTAAATCTTTTGCATTGCCCTCTAAGGTAACAACTCCCTGCTCCAAAATATAGGCTTTGTTTGCTACCGAAAGAGCTTTATAAGCATTTTGCTCTACGAGTAGAATTGTTTTTCCCATATTTTGAATTTCTTCAACTATTTCAAATATTGTTTTAATAAAAAGTGGAGCAAGGCCTAGTGATGGCTCATCTAAAAGCACAAGATTTGGATTGCTCATTATGCCTCTACCCATAGCAAGCATCTGCTGTTCCCCTCCCGAGAGAGTTCCTGCAACCTGATTAATTCTCTCATCCAGTCTTGGAAAAAGCTTAAATATGCCTTTCAAATCTTCTTCAATCTTATCCTTGTCTTTTCTAAGAAAAGCTCCCATATATAAATTCTCTTTTACAGTGAGATTTGCAAATATTATTCTGCCTTCAGGAACTTGACATATGCCAGATTCAACTATTTTATGCGGAGCCTTGGCTAGTGGCTGTCCCTTATAAAGTATTTCGCCTTCCTTAGGCTTAACTATCCCACTGATACAATTAAGAAGAGTTGATTTTCCTGCTCCGTTAGAACCTATTATAGATACAACATCGCCTTCTTTTACATCAATAGACACTCCTCTTAGGGCGTGTATTCCACCATAATATACATTTAGATTTTTTATTTGTAGCATCTATTCGTCCTCCTTTCCAAGATAAGCTTCGATTACATTTTTATCATCTTGGATTTCTTTAGGAGAGCCCTGTGCTAAAGGAAGACCGAAGTTTAGTACAAATATCCTGTCACAAACACCCATAATAAGGTCCATATGATGCTCTATTACTAAAACAGTCACATCGAGCTTGTCTCTTATTTCTCTTATAAGTTCCATAAGTCTAAGAGTTTCTTCGGGATTCATTCCAGCTGCTGGCTCATCAAGTAGAATGAGTTTTGGATTAAGAGCGAGCGCTCTTGCAATTTCCAATCTTCTTTGAAGTCCATAAGGAAGATTTGATGCTAGCATATTTTTATGCTGAGTAAGCCCCATAAGCTCCATTAAATCTTCAGCTTTTTTTGCAAGTAGCTTCTCTTCATTTTTAAACTTCCTCGTTCTAAAAACACTGTCTAAAAGCCCATAACTAGCTGACTTGTGACAAGCAATTAAAACATTTTCATAGGTAGTTAAATTCTTAAATAATCTTATGTTTTGGAACGTTCTTGTTATTCCTGTATTTGCTATTTGAAATGGCTTTAATCCACTAATTGACTTTCCTTCAAATAAAACATCGCCTTCTGTAAGTCCATATATTCCAGTAATAAGATTGAAAATGGTAGTTTTACCAGCTCCATTAGGACCTATCAGTCCAAATATCTCACCTTTTTTAATGCTAAAATCCACTCCACCTACTGCAGTTAGTCCTCCAAATTTTTTGGTGACATTTTTTAATGTTAGCATCTCGCTCATTAAATATTCACCTCTTTTTCTTTATTGAATAATTTTTTTATAAATTTGAAATTAAGCTCTTTTCCTCCCATAAGCCCTCTAGGTCTGCTTATCATGATAGCAATAACAGCTAATCCATAAATCACAAGTCTCCACTGGTAGAAGTCTCTAAGTATCTCTGGAAGTGCAGTAAGAAGGATAGCTCCAATAACGCTTCCTGTAATACTTCCAAGTCCACCAAAAATCACTATAATTGTAAGTTCTGTGGATTTAACCATTTGGAACATAAGCGGTTGTAGATATCCAAGGTAATGTGCTAGCATTCCTCCTGCAACTCCTGCATATAGTGCACTAATTCCCAGTGATGTCATTTTATATCTAAATACATCTATCCCAACTATCTGAGATGCAAGTTCTTCCTCTCTTATTGCTTTCATATTTCTACCATGTCTGGAATTTATTATAAATACCATTACTATAATTGCAACAACATCTATAATCATTACGTTCCAAAATGTTGTATATAATGGAATACCTGCCCATCCTCTAGAGCCACCGAAATACTGAATATTATCAAGTATAAGTCTAATAGCTTCTCCAAAACCAAGAGTTGCTATACAAAAATAATCTCCTTTTAGATTAAGCGTGAATTTTCCTATTATTAAGCTTATAAGTGCTGCTGAT
This is a stretch of genomic DNA from Acetoanaerobium sticklandii. It encodes these proteins:
- a CDS encoding branched-chain amino acid ABC transporter permease; the encoded protein is MDMYYVQGILILAGINLLTVLGLSLLTGFTGLFSFGHAGFMAIGAYMTTMMTVKLGLPFIPALLVGGLSAALISLIIGKFTLNLKGDYFCIATLGFGEAIRLILDNIQYFGGSRGWAGIPLYTTFWNVMIIDVVAIIVMVFIINSRHGRNMKAIREEELASQIVGIDVFRYKMTSLGISALYAGVAGGMLAHYLGYLQPLMFQMVKSTELTIIVIFGGLGSITGSVIGAILLTALPEILRDFYQWRLVIYGLAVIAIMISRPRGLMGGKELNFKFIKKLFNKEKEVNI
- a CDS encoding ABC transporter ATP-binding protein; translated protein: MSEMLTLKNVTKKFGGLTAVGGVDFSIKKGEIFGLIGPNGAGKTTIFNLITGIYGLTEGDVLFEGKSISGLKPFQIANTGITRTFQNIRLFKNLTTYENVLIACHKSASYGLLDSVFRTRKFKNEEKLLAKKAEDLMELMGLTQHKNMLASNLPYGLQRRLEIARALALNPKLILLDEPAAGMNPEETLRLMELIREIRDKLDVTVLVIEHHMDLIMGVCDRIFVLNFGLPLAQGSPKEIQDDKNVIEAYLGKEDE
- a CDS encoding ABC transporter ATP-binding protein; the protein is MLQIKNLNVYYGGIHALRGVSIDVKEGDVVSIIGSNGAGKSTLLNCISGIVKPKEGEILYKGQPLAKAPHKIVESGICQVPEGRIIFANLTVKENLYMGAFLRKDKDKIEEDLKGIFKLFPRLDERINQVAGTLSGGEQQMLAMGRGIMSNPNLVLLDEPSLGLAPLFIKTIFEIVEEIQNMGKTILLVEQNAYKALSVANKAYILEQGVVTLEGNAKDLLKDERIQEAYLGKKH